Proteins encoded in a region of the Puniceibacterium sp. IMCC21224 genome:
- a CDS encoding LysR family transcriptional regulator: MAQLVHQFDLGRLQAFMTVAEEGSITAAAVRLGVAQPALSASVRRLEADLRLDLFERLPRGVALTAAGRRLLPQVYEVFGILRALHNELTDLVSEPSGEVSIGLPPSAAVVLAQPLLRGLSSRFPRVSLRLVEAMSGYLYDWVEAGELDIALTFNGVDTDTIISRPLLREEMMLIGEAGQMRTIPDPFPIARIAELPLIVTSARHTLRSLLERQVDALGLKLNIRFEIDAGQQLVRMVSAGEGFGVFAQSAFAPELVAGQVRAVPLDPRYQRTVCMSYHRRNKADTVHSQVRDELERLTLDLHGSGEWPVG; encoded by the coding sequence ATGGCGCAGCTCGTTCATCAGTTTGACCTTGGTCGATTACAGGCCTTTATGACCGTCGCCGAAGAGGGGTCGATCACCGCTGCCGCCGTTAGGCTGGGAGTAGCGCAGCCAGCGTTGTCAGCGTCGGTCCGACGACTCGAGGCGGACCTTAGACTCGACCTCTTTGAACGGCTGCCGCGCGGTGTTGCGCTGACCGCCGCAGGGCGACGCCTCCTGCCACAGGTCTACGAGGTGTTTGGCATCCTGAGGGCGCTGCACAACGAGCTGACGGACCTGGTCAGCGAACCCTCTGGCGAGGTCTCGATCGGCCTGCCGCCGTCGGCAGCGGTCGTGCTGGCCCAGCCATTGCTGCGCGGATTGTCGTCCCGGTTCCCTAGGGTGTCACTGCGGCTGGTCGAGGCGATGTCAGGCTATCTCTATGACTGGGTCGAGGCGGGCGAGTTGGATATCGCGCTGACCTTTAACGGCGTCGACACCGACACCATAATTTCACGCCCGCTGCTGCGCGAAGAGATGATGCTGATCGGCGAAGCCGGTCAGATGCGCACCATCCCTGATCCTTTTCCGATTGCCCGCATCGCCGAACTGCCGCTGATCGTCACATCGGCCCGCCACACCCTGCGCAGTCTGCTGGAACGGCAGGTTGACGCGCTGGGGCTAAAACTGAACATCCGGTTCGAGATCGACGCCGGCCAGCAATTGGTCCGCATGGTCAGCGCAGGCGAAGGATTTGGCGTCTTTGCCCAAAGCGCCTTTGCGCCGGAACTGGTCGCCGGACAGGTACGCGCGGTACCGCTCGACCCGCGCTACCAACGCACGGTCTGCATGAGCTATCACCGCCGCAACAAGGCGGATACCGTCCATAGCCAGGTCCGCGACGAACTCGAACGCTTGACGCTTGATCTGCATGGATCTGGGGAATGGCCCGTCGGTTGA
- a CDS encoding SMP-30/gluconolactonase/LRE family protein: MPPYEIIEPVFQDYILGNAQLKQLATGFDWVEGPVWFGDAGCLLFSDIPNDTIHRWTPNAGLSTYRAPSHFANGHTRDRAGRLVSCEHGTRRVTRTEYDGTITVLADRYQGKRLNSPNDVVVKSDGSVWFTDPHYGIVSNYEGHQAEEELPCNVYRIDPITATIEAVLTDFDCPNGLAFSPDETVLYVADTGRKFDRPRTQHIRAFAVAPDGTLSGGAVFHKIAPGAADGFRVDTDGNLWSSAADGVHCLSPAGVPLGKILVPELVSNLCFGGRGKHVMFITATTSVYSIALIRAGV, from the coding sequence ATGCCACCCTATGAGATCATCGAACCGGTGTTTCAGGACTACATTCTGGGCAATGCCCAACTGAAACAACTGGCCACCGGCTTTGACTGGGTCGAGGGGCCGGTCTGGTTCGGCGACGCAGGCTGTCTGCTGTTTTCCGATATTCCAAACGACACAATCCATCGGTGGACGCCGAATGCCGGTCTGTCGACGTATCGCGCGCCGTCACATTTTGCCAACGGCCATACCCGCGACCGGGCCGGTCGGCTGGTCAGCTGCGAGCATGGCACACGGCGGGTAACGCGAACCGAATATGACGGCACGATCACCGTTCTGGCTGACAGATATCAAGGTAAGCGGTTGAATTCACCCAATGATGTTGTGGTCAAATCCGATGGCAGCGTCTGGTTCACCGACCCGCATTACGGCATCGTTTCGAATTACGAAGGGCATCAGGCCGAAGAAGAGCTGCCCTGCAACGTCTACCGTATCGACCCGATCACCGCGACGATTGAGGCGGTCCTGACTGATTTCGACTGCCCCAACGGGCTGGCGTTTTCACCTGACGAAACCGTACTGTATGTGGCGGACACCGGGCGTAAATTCGACCGCCCGCGCACGCAGCATATCCGCGCCTTTGCGGTTGCGCCCGACGGGACACTGTCCGGCGGCGCGGTATTTCACAAGATCGCGCCCGGCGCGGCAGACGGCTTTCGGGTGGACACGGACGGCAACCTCTGGTCCTCAGCGGCGGATGGCGTGCATTGCCTGTCGCCCGCCGGCGTGCCGCTGGGCAAGATTCTGGTGCCCGAGCTGGTGTCAAACCTGTGCTTTGGCGGGCGTGGCAAACATGTGATGTTCATCACGGCCACCACCAGCGTTTATTCCATCGCGCTGATCCGGGCGGGCGTATAA
- a CDS encoding ABC transporter permease — MLKYILLRALLALAVAFTVSLAAFLLLNVATDPAQAIAGEDATQDVVETIRARYGLNDPLPVRYANWLGGVLQGDFGESYYWHKPVAELVAERAGVTIALALSALGVTIAIAIPLGALAALNPNSWIDRMALGVAVSAQAVPNFWLGLIMIILFAVMIPIFPVSGDDTWLHFVLPAFVLGSSSVPAVMRLTRTGLIEVMGADYIRTARSKGFRSGALLRRHALRNALLPVISVLAVQLGQKFGGSVITESIFAINGLGRLALESILGADIPTVQMLIFVFAIVFVAMNLLADILNAALDPRIRIG, encoded by the coding sequence ATGTTGAAATACATCCTGCTGCGCGCTCTTCTGGCGCTGGCCGTCGCCTTTACCGTATCGCTCGCGGCGTTTCTGCTGCTGAATGTCGCCACGGACCCCGCCCAGGCCATAGCGGGCGAGGATGCTACCCAGGACGTGGTCGAAACGATCCGCGCCCGTTATGGCCTGAACGACCCGCTGCCCGTGCGCTATGCGAACTGGCTTGGCGGCGTGTTGCAGGGCGATTTTGGCGAAAGCTACTATTGGCACAAACCCGTGGCCGAACTGGTGGCCGAACGCGCAGGCGTCACCATCGCGCTCGCCCTGTCCGCCCTTGGCGTCACCATCGCGATCGCCATTCCACTGGGTGCACTGGCGGCGCTGAACCCGAATTCGTGGATCGACCGAATGGCGCTGGGTGTTGCCGTGTCGGCGCAGGCGGTGCCGAACTTCTGGCTGGGTCTGATCATGATCATTCTCTTTGCGGTGATGATCCCGATCTTTCCGGTGTCGGGCGACGACACATGGCTGCATTTCGTATTGCCGGCCTTTGTGCTTGGCTCCTCATCTGTGCCTGCCGTGATGCGCCTGACCCGCACCGGATTGATCGAGGTGATGGGCGCTGATTACATCCGCACCGCCCGCTCCAAGGGGTTTCGCAGCGGGGCACTGTTGCGCCGTCACGCGCTGCGCAACGCGCTGCTGCCGGTGATTTCGGTTCTGGCCGTACAACTGGGCCAGAAATTCGGCGGATCAGTCATCACCGAGAGCATCTTTGCCATCAACGGCCTTGGCCGACTGGCACTGGAATCCATCCTCGGGGCCGATATCCCGACGGTTCAGATGCTCATCTTTGTTTTCGCCATCGTCTTTGTAGCGATGAACCTGTTGGCCGACATCCTGAATGCGGCTCTGGACCCGAGGATCCGTATCGGATGA
- a CDS encoding phosphogluconate dehydrogenase C-terminal domain-containing protein, with protein MKLALMGAGGKMGVRSATNLLESDFEVAHVEISEAGRARLKAAVGVDCVPVDDALNGADVVLLAVPDTAIRAVAAAIIDKVPSGAMVICLDAAGPFAGHLPERADVTYFVSHPCHPPIYNNEMTEAGRKDYFGGIAAQQGIVNALMQGPDEHYAIGEKVGRAIYAPVARSHRVTVEQMALLEPGLSETVCASLLDVMREAMDEVVARGVPQEAARDFLLGHMNILGAVIFKEIDGVFSDACNKAITFGKPALMRDDWKRVFEPDEIAASIQRIT; from the coding sequence ATGAAACTGGCACTCATGGGGGCTGGGGGTAAAATGGGCGTGCGCAGCGCAACCAACCTGCTGGAGAGCGATTTTGAGGTGGCGCATGTCGAAATATCAGAAGCCGGGCGCGCGCGGCTGAAAGCGGCAGTCGGTGTGGATTGCGTGCCGGTCGACGACGCCCTGAACGGCGCCGATGTCGTGCTGTTGGCGGTACCGGATACGGCAATCCGCGCCGTGGCGGCGGCAATCATCGACAAGGTGCCCAGCGGCGCGATGGTGATTTGCCTCGACGCGGCGGGGCCGTTTGCCGGTCATCTGCCAGAGCGCGCCGATGTGACTTATTTTGTCAGCCATCCCTGCCATCCGCCGATCTACAACAATGAGATGACCGAGGCCGGGCGCAAGGATTATTTTGGCGGTATCGCGGCACAACAGGGCATCGTGAACGCATTGATGCAAGGCCCAGACGAACACTACGCCATCGGTGAAAAGGTCGGTCGCGCGATCTATGCGCCGGTCGCGCGCAGCCATCGTGTCACCGTGGAACAGATGGCGCTGCTGGAACCGGGCCTGTCCGAGACTGTCTGCGCCTCGTTGCTGGATGTGATGCGAGAGGCGATGGACGAGGTGGTCGCCCGCGGTGTGCCGCAAGAGGCAGCGCGGGATTTCCTGCTGGGGCATATGAACATTCTTGGCGCGGTGATTTTCAAGGAAATTGACGGCGTGTTCTCGGATGCCTGCAACAAGGCAATCACCTTTGGCAAACCGGCCCTGATGCGCGACGATTGGAAACGGGTCTTTGAACCGGACGAGATTGCCGCCAGCATTCAGCGCATCACTTAG
- the dctP gene encoding TRAP transporter substrate-binding protein DctP, protein MIRTGFIVATAIAAALTASAGFAADYTLSVTLDTSPQHVRNVWLKDFAKAIDETSDGRLELEIFEAAAKYKDSEAAAAVAQGAIDIAIPQYQLISRFVPESDFEQLPMFYGLGRDQIYAVVDGPVGDDLHKRIEDKLGVKVLGRPIDLGFGTVFSTEVALKTPGDLAGLKVRVPGGPATVQRYETMGSVPVQISWPDVPQALQTGTISSLWATQESVASAKLWDAGVAYAMEDRQAIVQYVPLINQRSLDALPEDLQALLIDTWDAMVDGQRDFAADRQAKARDVNAEHGIVTSDPSAEDLDAMRQQLLAAQPALIDELGIDGGFIDMLSSAIDG, encoded by the coding sequence ATGATCAGAACCGGATTTATCGTCGCAACCGCAATTGCGGCGGCACTGACCGCCAGCGCAGGGTTTGCCGCAGATTACACCTTGTCGGTGACGCTGGACACCAGCCCGCAGCACGTGCGCAACGTCTGGCTCAAGGATTTTGCCAAGGCGATTGACGAGACGTCCGACGGTCGGCTTGAGCTTGAGATCTTTGAAGCTGCCGCCAAGTACAAGGACAGCGAGGCAGCCGCCGCCGTGGCGCAGGGCGCCATCGACATCGCCATCCCGCAATACCAGCTGATTTCACGCTTTGTCCCCGAAAGCGATTTTGAGCAATTGCCGATGTTCTATGGCCTTGGACGTGATCAGATTTATGCTGTGGTCGATGGCCCGGTCGGCGACGATCTGCACAAACGGATCGAGGACAAGCTGGGTGTCAAGGTGCTGGGCCGTCCGATTGATCTGGGCTTTGGCACAGTCTTTTCGACCGAAGTGGCGCTGAAAACGCCGGGCGATCTGGCGGGGTTGAAGGTGCGGGTGCCGGGTGGTCCGGCGACGGTGCAGCGCTATGAAACCATGGGGTCGGTCCCGGTGCAGATTTCGTGGCCCGACGTGCCGCAGGCGTTGCAGACCGGCACGATCTCGTCGCTTTGGGCCACGCAGGAATCCGTGGCCTCGGCCAAGCTGTGGGACGCAGGTGTCGCCTATGCAATGGAGGACCGTCAGGCCATCGTGCAATATGTGCCGCTGATCAATCAGCGCAGTCTGGACGCGCTGCCCGAGGATCTTCAGGCGCTGCTGATCGACACATGGGATGCGATGGTCGATGGTCAGCGCGACTTTGCTGCGGACCGGCAGGCCAAGGCGCGCGACGTCAACGCCGAGCACGGCATCGTTACCTCAGATCCCAGTGCCGAAGATCTGGATGCGATGCGCCAGCAGCTGCTGGCCGCACAACCCGCGCTGATCGATGAACTTGGCATCGACGGCGGGTTCATTGACATGCTGTCGTCGGCCATCGACGGCTGA
- a CDS encoding TRAP transporter small permease yields MKQILIGLETGATGLLALAAALLTVSESILRYLAPTLLPDWGAEVTVYLVGWAVMLGASRLIRDQMHVSVDMLVEALPPRTRWVLRVFTCLFGVVIAGFIAYAGWLMVDFALMLGERSDSSIRFPMWGYYAAIPVGFALCSATYLWQLVLLITGQEG; encoded by the coding sequence ATGAAACAGATCCTCATCGGGTTGGAGACCGGGGCGACCGGTCTCCTTGCTCTTGCCGCTGCATTGTTGACAGTCAGCGAATCCATCCTGCGCTATTTGGCACCGACTCTGCTGCCCGACTGGGGGGCCGAGGTCACCGTCTACCTGGTTGGTTGGGCGGTGATGCTGGGGGCAAGTCGGCTGATCCGCGATCAGATGCATGTCAGCGTTGACATGCTGGTCGAGGCGCTGCCACCGCGGACCCGCTGGGTGCTGCGGGTGTTTACCTGCCTCTTTGGTGTCGTGATCGCCGGATTCATCGCCTATGCGGGATGGCTGATGGTGGATTTCGCGCTGATGCTGGGCGAGCGATCTGACAGTTCGATCCGCTTTCCAATGTGGGGGTATTACGCCGCAATTCCGGTGGGGTTTGCGCTGTGTTCCGCAACATATCTCTGGCAGCTTGTACTGCTGATTACCGGACAGGAGGGCTGA
- a CDS encoding TRAP transporter large permease, producing the protein MLLTIVLILFFLLLLIGVPIYLVLSGLAVLTWVVEGAPLVSLGQQYANHLNSYTLVAVPLFVIAATFMQRGGVAKALIDMASAWVGRTRGALGIVCILATAVFAAISGSSVATALAIGAVLIPAMKERGYPITFATGTIGAGGTLGILIPPSLAMLIYGIIVDESVPRLFLAGVVPGLLQAALLMVYVRYYAVRYDLPVEEAMDRDQFIHANLNALPALLVPIIILGGIYSGLVTISEAAGLSAIVALIVSLTFYREIRLRDVLSILADGVRQTGVIIFIVLAALTFAHWLTGAGVTRALVNFIDTMDLSPWEFLIAANVIMFVLGMFLEVISVILIFVPLVVPALLQLGINPIHFGVILVVNMEIALLTPPVGLNLFVLKSVANTGIDKVIRGVTPYILLMLCLLVFITFVPAVSTWLPDLVFGKN; encoded by the coding sequence ATGCTGTTGACGATTGTGCTGATCCTGTTCTTTCTGCTGTTGCTGATCGGGGTGCCGATCTATCTGGTTCTGTCGGGCCTTGCCGTACTGACCTGGGTGGTCGAAGGCGCACCGCTGGTGTCACTTGGGCAACAATATGCCAACCACCTGAATTCCTATACGCTGGTCGCTGTGCCGCTGTTTGTCATCGCGGCGACCTTTATGCAGCGCGGCGGTGTGGCCAAGGCGCTGATCGACATGGCCTCGGCCTGGGTTGGTCGGACACGTGGCGCGCTGGGCATTGTCTGCATTCTGGCGACCGCTGTTTTTGCGGCAATCTCGGGCTCTTCGGTCGCGACGGCGCTGGCGATCGGGGCGGTGCTGATTCCGGCGATGAAAGAGCGCGGGTACCCGATCACCTTTGCCACCGGTACAATCGGCGCCGGGGGCACGCTCGGTATCCTGATCCCGCCCTCTCTTGCCATGCTGATCTACGGTATCATCGTTGATGAATCTGTCCCGCGGCTGTTTCTGGCTGGTGTGGTTCCGGGGCTGTTGCAGGCCGCGCTTTTGATGGTCTACGTTCGCTACTACGCGGTGCGCTATGATCTTCCGGTGGAAGAGGCGATGGACCGCGATCAGTTCATCCACGCCAACCTGAACGCGCTGCCTGCGCTGCTGGTGCCGATCATTATCCTTGGTGGCATCTATTCCGGCCTTGTCACGATTTCCGAGGCGGCGGGCCTGTCAGCCATCGTTGCGCTGATCGTGTCGCTGACCTTTTATCGTGAAATCCGGCTGCGCGACGTGTTGTCGATTTTGGCCGATGGTGTGCGTCAAACCGGAGTGATCATCTTTATCGTGCTGGCGGCGCTGACTTTTGCCCACTGGCTGACCGGGGCAGGTGTGACGCGGGCGCTGGTGAATTTCATCGACACCATGGACCTTAGCCCATGGGAATTCCTGATTGCAGCGAATGTCATCATGTTCGTGCTGGGCATGTTCCTCGAAGTGATCTCGGTCATTCTGATTTTCGTGCCGCTGGTGGTGCCTGCGCTGCTGCAACTGGGGATCAACCCGATCCACTTTGGCGTCATCCTTGTGGTCAACATGGAGATCGCGCTGCTGACGCCGCCGGTCGGCCTTAACCTCTTTGTGCTGAAGTCGGTGGCCAATACCGGCATCGACAAGGTGATCCGGGGCGTGACCCCCTACATCCTGCTGATGCTGTGCCTGCTCGTCTTTATCACCTTTGTGCCCGCAGTCTCGACCTGGCTGCCGGACCTTGTCTTTGGCAAAAACTAG
- a CDS encoding ABC transporter permease: MTDAPTFTVAATDEAAPFTPRQLMRRRARSHTGFLIGAGLIVTLALIAIFAPLLAPHDPFVQSLSSRMLPPVWTEGGTWDHMLGTDQNGRDYLSRLIYGARVSISIGLGAATIGLLIGVTLGVVAGYFGGWVDHAVSFLLTAQLALPGLLLAMALVFIIGPSIWVVIGIIGVLHWTYYLVVTRSATQRIRSLDFVAAAQASGATPRQVIWHEILPNLVSQIIVIFTFELGIAILAEASLSFLGVGIQPPTPSWGLMIAEGKQAMFYRPWLVVLPGLCLFTLVIGANLMGDGLRDITAPEGRS; this comes from the coding sequence ATGACCGACGCACCTACATTCACCGTCGCGGCGACCGACGAGGCCGCCCCCTTTACCCCGCGCCAGCTGATGCGCCGCCGTGCGCGCAGCCATACCGGATTTCTGATCGGTGCCGGGCTGATCGTCACGCTGGCCCTGATCGCGATCTTTGCGCCGCTGCTGGCCCCGCATGACCCGTTTGTGCAATCGCTAAGCAGCCGGATGCTGCCCCCGGTCTGGACTGAGGGCGGCACCTGGGATCACATGCTGGGCACGGATCAGAACGGGCGGGACTATCTCAGCCGCCTGATCTATGGCGCGCGGGTGTCAATCTCGATCGGTCTTGGCGCGGCCACCATCGGCCTGCTGATCGGTGTCACCCTTGGTGTTGTCGCCGGCTATTTCGGCGGCTGGGTCGATCACGCCGTCAGCTTTCTTCTGACGGCTCAACTCGCCCTGCCGGGCCTTCTGCTCGCCATGGCACTGGTGTTCATCATCGGCCCGTCGATCTGGGTGGTAATCGGTATCATCGGTGTGTTGCACTGGACCTATTACCTTGTCGTCACCCGCTCGGCGACGCAGCGCATCCGAAGCCTTGATTTCGTCGCTGCCGCACAGGCATCCGGCGCAACCCCGCGTCAGGTCATCTGGCACGAGATCCTGCCAAATCTGGTCAGCCAGATCATCGTGATCTTCACGTTTGAGCTGGGCATCGCAATCCTGGCCGAAGCGTCACTATCGTTCCTTGGCGTCGGCATTCAACCACCCACACCCAGCTGGGGCCTGATGATCGCCGAAGGCAAACAGGCGATGTTCTACCGCCCGTGGCTGGTGGTTCTGCCCGGCCTCTGCCTGTTCACCCTTGTGATTGGGGCCAACCTGATGGGCGACGGCCTGCGCGACATCACCGCACCGGAGGGCCGCAGCTGA
- a CDS encoding ABC transporter substrate-binding protein, with product MTYLVTRAIVPAFMAASLVGAPVQAGKADDTLRVAMAEEILNLDYNYTTKREYIILAQMTDTTLFDLDPVTQEFHPAVATGHEFVDETTLDITLRDDVQFHDGSLLTAEDVAYTYNWINRDDSESNAQGVVSRWLDNAEVTGPNTVRFHLKSVYPLLLRDMAQRIMLRKAGAYDVDGEIDRDAMAQALISTGPYKVASFEPGQELVLERFDGYFGEKPAIEKIIVRNIPDIGTQQAEMMSGGIDWMFKVPLDLANSLGATPMATHLSGPDLRIAFAVLDAAGHTGADGPLTKVKVRQAINHALNKAEMAEYLIGGSAEAIHTACHPAQFGCDTSVQDYPYDPEAAKALLAEAGYGDGFPLELWAYRDKSVAEAVSADLTAIGIDVNLRYVKLESLNQARAARDIPAYIGTWGSGGTADTAAIARIHFSMESDRNMSGDQALADEVLAAEQTNDQEKRAEIYSSALGTIADQAYWAPLFTYSANYLVSPDLEFPLDPDGLPRLQNASWK from the coding sequence ATGACATACCTTGTGACGCGGGCGATCGTTCCGGCATTTATGGCCGCCTCGCTGGTCGGTGCGCCGGTGCAGGCGGGCAAGGCCGACGACACGCTGCGCGTGGCCATGGCCGAAGAAATTCTGAACCTCGACTATAATTACACGACCAAGCGCGAATACATCATCCTTGCGCAAATGACGGACACGACGCTGTTCGATCTGGACCCGGTGACGCAGGAATTCCACCCCGCCGTCGCGACAGGGCATGAGTTCGTGGACGAAACCACGCTCGACATCACATTGCGCGATGATGTGCAGTTTCACGACGGCAGCCTGCTGACGGCTGAGGACGTGGCTTATACCTACAACTGGATCAATCGCGACGACAGTGAATCGAACGCGCAGGGCGTGGTCAGCCGCTGGCTCGACAATGCCGAGGTGACGGGCCCGAACACCGTTCGCTTTCACCTGAAGTCGGTCTACCCGCTGCTGCTGCGCGACATGGCGCAGCGGATCATGTTGCGCAAGGCCGGTGCCTATGACGTGGACGGCGAGATTGACCGCGATGCGATGGCGCAGGCGCTGATCTCGACCGGCCCGTACAAGGTTGCCAGCTTTGAACCCGGTCAGGAGCTGGTGCTTGAGCGGTTCGACGGATATTTTGGCGAAAAGCCAGCCATCGAAAAGATCATCGTGCGCAATATTCCCGACATCGGCACCCAACAGGCCGAGATGATGTCGGGCGGAATCGACTGGATGTTCAAGGTGCCGCTGGATCTGGCCAACAGCCTTGGCGCGACGCCAATGGCCACACATCTGAGTGGACCGGACCTGCGCATCGCCTTTGCCGTGCTGGATGCGGCCGGGCACACTGGCGCCGATGGTCCACTGACCAAGGTCAAGGTGCGTCAGGCGATCAACCACGCCCTGAACAAAGCCGAAATGGCCGAGTACCTGATCGGCGGCTCTGCCGAGGCGATCCACACCGCCTGCCATCCGGCGCAGTTCGGCTGTGACACCAGCGTGCAGGATTATCCCTACGATCCCGAAGCGGCCAAGGCGCTGCTGGCCGAGGCAGGTTACGGCGACGGCTTCCCGCTCGAGCTCTGGGCCTACCGCGACAAATCCGTGGCCGAAGCGGTATCGGCGGATCTGACGGCCATCGGCATCGATGTGAACCTGCGCTACGTCAAACTGGAATCGCTTAATCAGGCTCGCGCGGCCCGCGATATCCCCGCCTATATCGGCACTTGGGGTTCGGGCGGCACGGCGGACACCGCAGCCATTGCACGCATCCATTTCTCGATGGAGAGTGACCGCAACATGTCCGGCGATCAGGCTCTGGCGGACGAGGTGCTGGCGGCAGAACAGACCAATGATCAGGAAAAGCGCGCCGAGATTTACTCAAGTGCCCTTGGTACTATCGCTGATCAGGCCTACTGGGCGCCACTGTTCACCTATTCGGCAAACTACCTCGTGTCGCCGGATCTGGAATTCCCACTGGATCCCGACGGCCTGCCCCGTCTGCAAAACGCCAGCTGGAAATAA
- a CDS encoding alpha/beta fold hydrolase, with translation MTVQPISLRGIRSFHVGGKSVELTGQPRQEFRVSPDSPPRMVDLNGHYVSGQLYAQQFMLEQPQSDVPVLFWHGGAMTGVTWETTPDDRPGWSSIFLRRGYDVVVSDAVERGRSSWSPYPQIYDSAPLFRTAEDAWYLFRMGPSDGFSADPAARRAFAGQQFPLDQFDQLCAQFVPRWTTNAASSVVAYAALVERFDRVVIVAHSQGGWFAQRVAAQMPHRIAAIVLLEPAGAPTLDAAGCAAASRVPHLYVWGDNCEDHPAWQTYKAGAIAQSDRLRALGGVAEHFDLPKMGIRGNSHMPMMDANSDEIADLVTHWLSDQNVTACSEVS, from the coding sequence ATGACGGTTCAGCCGATTTCGTTGCGTGGGATCCGATCGTTTCACGTCGGAGGAAAAAGTGTCGAACTGACCGGCCAGCCCCGGCAAGAGTTCCGCGTGTCGCCGGATTCGCCGCCGCGTATGGTGGATCTGAACGGACATTACGTCAGTGGTCAGCTTTATGCGCAGCAATTCATGCTGGAGCAGCCGCAATCAGACGTGCCGGTGCTGTTCTGGCACGGCGGCGCGATGACCGGAGTGACATGGGAGACGACGCCGGACGACAGGCCCGGCTGGTCGTCGATCTTTCTGCGTCGCGGCTATGACGTGGTGGTGTCGGATGCCGTTGAACGGGGACGATCCTCGTGGTCGCCCTATCCGCAGATCTACGACAGCGCGCCATTGTTCCGCACGGCCGAGGATGCCTGGTATCTGTTCCGTATGGGTCCATCCGATGGGTTCTCGGCGGATCCTGCGGCCCGGCGCGCCTTTGCCGGGCAACAGTTTCCTTTGGACCAGTTTGATCAGCTCTGCGCCCAGTTTGTGCCGCGCTGGACAACCAACGCCGCCAGTTCCGTCGTGGCCTACGCGGCGCTTGTCGAACGGTTTGATCGCGTGGTGATCGTTGCGCATTCGCAGGGTGGATGGTTCGCGCAGCGCGTCGCGGCGCAGATGCCGCACCGAATCGCGGCGATTGTGCTGCTAGAGCCCGCGGGGGCCCCAACGCTGGACGCCGCTGGGTGTGCCGCAGCGTCCCGCGTCCCGCATCTGTATGTCTGGGGTGACAATTGCGAAGATCATCCAGCGTGGCAAACCTACAAGGCGGGCGCCATCGCGCAGTCAGACCGGCTGAGGGCGCTGGGCGGGGTGGCGGAACATTTCGACCTGCCAAAGATGGGCATTCGGGGCAATTCGCACATGCCGATGATGGACGCCAATTCTGACGAGATCGCGGATCTTGTGACGCACTGGCTGTCGGATCAGAACGTCACGGCCTGCTCAGAGGTTTCCTGA